One genomic segment of Bacillota bacterium includes these proteins:
- a CDS encoding 50S ribosomal protein L25, protein MKEVVLSCEARDTLGKGASRRSRQQGKIPGIVYGKGTKASPITVDGRTLSHLLAQGLTGKIVRLKVAGGEQGTIEKTAVVKEVQRDFTKGNVIHVDFQEVSLADKIVTKVPVVLVGEDRRTNDGGILEHALWELEIQATPMDIPEKVEVDVSGLRIGDVIKAAECNVGPNVKILTDPDTPVVSILSPTKAEEEAPKEAAEEAETPETEAEARE, encoded by the coding sequence ATGAAAGAAGTGGTACTTTCTTGTGAGGCCAGGGATACCCTGGGTAAGGGGGCGAGCCGGAGGTCCCGCCAGCAAGGGAAAATTCCTGGAATAGTCTATGGAAAGGGAACCAAAGCCAGCCCCATTACAGTTGACGGCAGGACGCTCTCTCATCTGTTGGCTCAGGGTCTGACCGGCAAAATCGTCAGGCTCAAGGTGGCTGGCGGAGAGCAGGGCACGATTGAAAAGACTGCGGTCGTCAAGGAAGTCCAGCGTGATTTCACCAAGGGCAATGTGATTCACGTGGATTTCCAGGAAGTCTCTTTAGCGGATAAGATCGTGACCAAGGTCCCGGTCGTCCTTGTCGGAGAAGATCGTCGGACGAATGATGGCGGCATTTTGGAGCATGCGCTGTGGGAGCTCGAGATCCAGGCCACTCCCATGGATATCCCTGAAAAGGTCGAGGTGGATGTTTCAGGGCTTAGAATCGGTGATGTGATCAAAGCCGCGGAGTGCAATGTAGGTCCGAATGTCAAGATTCTTACTGATCCTGATACTCCTGTAGTTTCTATACTGTCGCCTACCAAGGCTGAGGAGGAGGCTCCGAAAGAGGCCGCTGAGGAAGCTGAAACGCCGGAAACTGAGGCCGAGGCTCGGGAGTAA
- a CDS encoding aminoacyl-tRNA hydrolase: protein MKVVIGLGNPGSNYEGSRHNVGFRVVNSLSSRLGIPVKERRFHSLLGLGIFKQQEVLLVKPLTYMNNSGVAVKEILDGYCVGIDSLLVVCDDMDLDLGRVRIRQKGSSGGHNGLKSIIEMIGTEDFARIRVGIGRPAPGLDSIQHVLGWFSPEEMPVVNDVIEMAADAAELCIIEDVNRAMNRYNGLFVEGK from the coding sequence ATGAAGGTAGTCATAGGCCTAGGTAATCCTGGAAGCAACTATGAGGGATCCCGGCACAATGTGGGGTTTAGAGTCGTGAACTCCCTCTCCTCAAGGCTCGGGATCCCCGTAAAGGAACGCCGCTTTCATTCACTCCTTGGTCTAGGAATATTTAAACAGCAAGAAGTGCTTCTTGTGAAGCCACTCACATATATGAATAACAGCGGGGTGGCTGTGAAGGAAATCCTGGATGGCTATTGCGTCGGCATTGATAGCTTGCTGGTAGTATGTGATGACATGGATCTAGATCTTGGAAGGGTTAGGATTCGCCAGAAGGGGAGTTCCGGTGGTCATAATGGCCTGAAATCCATTATAGAGATGATCGGCACCGAAGATTTTGCCAGGATCAGGGTCGGAATCGGGAGGCCCGCCCCGGGCCTCGACAGCATTCAGCATGTGCTTGGCTGGTTTTCACCAGAAGAAATGCCGGTGGTAAATGATGTAATTGAAATGGCTGCAGACGCCGCAGAGCTTTGTATCATTGAAGATGTGAATCGGGCCATGAACCGTTATAATGGTCTCTTCGTAGAGGGAAAATGA
- a CDS encoding sugar phosphate isomerase/epimerase: protein MKVAVSMWSLHKLYRKGEMDVFGFIDYAAELGVDGVELLDFFWKDISSEPKKALDRVKSRGLKVAAYAIGNNFVNPDVNKRMAEVEKIRNGVDMAVDLETKIVRVFSGDLVPGIKFEDAKNWILEGLSEGAKYAERKGVVLALENHGLLAGKSSQVKEIIETVGSPSLRSTIDTGNFLLVNEKPVDAVRTLGSLAAHVHFKDMKKIDDGDVTEFYTALDGTRYIGTVAGEGDVQIDEVVRLLKEAGYNGYLSVEFEGLGDPKEGTRKSVEYLQRF from the coding sequence ATGAAAGTTGCTGTTAGTATGTGGAGTCTTCACAAACTCTATCGAAAGGGAGAAATGGATGTCTTCGGGTTCATCGATTATGCCGCGGAACTGGGCGTAGATGGAGTCGAGCTTCTTGATTTCTTCTGGAAAGATATCTCCTCTGAGCCAAAGAAAGCCTTGGACCGCGTGAAGTCCAGGGGGCTTAAGGTTGCAGCTTATGCCATCGGCAATAATTTTGTAAACCCTGATGTCAACAAAAGGATGGCCGAGGTGGAAAAAATCAGGAATGGGGTGGACATGGCTGTTGACCTAGAGACTAAGATAGTGCGGGTTTTCAGCGGAGATCTAGTTCCTGGAATCAAATTCGAGGATGCTAAGAATTGGATATTGGAAGGGCTTTCTGAGGGCGCAAAATATGCGGAAAGAAAGGGGGTCGTTCTTGCCCTGGAGAACCATGGGCTTCTGGCCGGAAAGAGCTCCCAGGTCAAGGAGATCATTGAGACCGTTGGGTCACCCAGTTTGAGATCCACTATTGATACAGGCAATTTCCTCCTAGTAAATGAGAAGCCTGTAGATGCGGTGCGTACACTTGGCTCCCTTGCCGCCCATGTTCATTTCAAGGACATGAAGAAGATCGACGATGGCGATGTCACGGAGTTTTACACTGCTCTCGATGGCACGCGCTACATTGGAACAGTCGCAGGCGAAGGGGATGTTCAGATCGATGAAGTGGTCAGGCTCCTAAAAGAAGCTGGCTACAACGGATATCTGTCGGTTGAGTTTGAAGGGCTTGGGGACCCCAAAGAGGGAACCAGGAAGAGCGTGGAATACCTTCAGCGGTTCTAG
- a CDS encoding L,D-transpeptidase family protein, whose protein sequence is MRQRMILTSIGIILIAGITMAAIRSYQEVKPSPPSGEESRHDDSGAESNSMRHNVQKAPKPELVASEKTRVDRTHERDLAKGQAASHLERVVTLPCGCIAPITSQSLQGKPAAPRGPESPFPLEAGAWHTQLAEPIILVIDTQERTLTMYSQGRPIKQYPVAVGKPATPSPPGEWRITRKASWSGGFGTRWMGLNVPWGIYGIHGTNKPWSIGDAASGGCIRMHNQHVEELFNLVKPGTLVKIVSHPYDPLRNPRRLLGPGERGADVLLAERRLAHLGYSVGKIDGLYDDDTVKAVKEFQRKRGLRVTGEITDEVYDALGMYLVD, encoded by the coding sequence ATGAGACAGAGGATGATCCTGACATCTATCGGCATCATTTTGATAGCCGGGATCACCATGGCCGCCATCAGGTCTTATCAGGAGGTAAAACCCTCCCCTCCCAGCGGAGAGGAGTCTCGCCATGATGACTCTGGCGCAGAGTCCAACTCTATGCGACATAATGTCCAGAAAGCGCCAAAACCCGAACTTGTTGCGTCGGAGAAGACCAGGGTTGACAGAACGCATGAGAGAGATTTGGCCAAGGGTCAAGCAGCTTCACATTTAGAAAGAGTTGTCACTCTCCCCTGCGGTTGTATTGCTCCAATAACGAGCCAATCCCTTCAGGGGAAGCCTGCGGCCCCCAGGGGCCCTGAGTCTCCGTTCCCTCTGGAAGCTGGTGCCTGGCATACACAGCTAGCTGAGCCCATAATCTTGGTCATTGATACCCAAGAACGAACTCTCACTATGTACTCACAAGGTAGGCCGATAAAACAATATCCTGTAGCTGTGGGTAAACCAGCTACGCCAAGCCCTCCGGGAGAATGGAGAATTACCCGAAAGGCAAGCTGGAGCGGGGGATTTGGCACAAGATGGATGGGGCTCAATGTCCCCTGGGGCATCTACGGCATTCATGGCACCAACAAACCCTGGTCCATTGGCGATGCCGCCTCTGGCGGCTGCATCAGGATGCACAATCAGCATGTGGAGGAATTATTTAATCTAGTGAAACCTGGCACATTGGTGAAGATAGTAAGTCATCCTTATGACCCCCTCAGGAATCCGAGGCGTCTTTTGGGACCGGGGGAGAGGGGAGCCGATGTCCTGCTTGCCGAACGTCGCCTTGCCCATCTCGGCTATTCGGTGGGAAAGATAGATGGTCTGTATGATGATGATACGGTAAAAGCCGTGAAAGAATTTCAGCGGAAGAGAGGTCTGCGTGTGACAGGTGAAATAACGGACGAGGTCTACGATGCCCTGGGAATGTACCTGGTAGATTGA
- the murQ gene encoding N-acetylmuramic acid 6-phosphate etherase, which yields MRHDITEQLKRLATEERNERTVEIDCLPTIEVLRLINDEDKKVAFAVEAELPSIARAVDGIADRLAKGGRLFYVGAGTSGRLGFVDASECPPTFGVDPSLVQAIIAGGEKAISHSSEGAEDDAGQGERDIIGRGVNAHDAVVGIAASGRTPYVIGALEAARRLGALTISLTCNRESEMAKIADIAIAPVVGPEVILGSTRMKAGTAQKMVLNMISTTVMIKLGKVYSNLMVDMRPSNAKLVDRARRLIMIATGASYAESARILEDAGLNVKRAIVMLKAGVNAEEAGKLLDAAGGNVREALIMRRR from the coding sequence ATGAGACATGATATCACAGAGCAATTGAAAAGGCTTGCAACTGAAGAGCGTAACGAAAGGACCGTGGAAATCGACTGTCTGCCTACTATAGAAGTCCTTCGTCTCATAAACGATGAGGACAAAAAGGTAGCTTTCGCGGTTGAGGCGGAATTGCCTTCTATTGCGAGGGCGGTCGATGGGATAGCTGATAGGCTAGCAAAGGGAGGGCGTCTTTTCTATGTGGGCGCCGGCACCAGCGGGCGACTTGGCTTCGTCGATGCCTCTGAGTGTCCTCCAACTTTTGGCGTGGATCCATCTCTAGTTCAGGCCATCATCGCTGGCGGTGAAAAGGCTATAAGTCATTCTAGTGAAGGGGCTGAGGACGATGCAGGGCAGGGGGAGCGAGACATCATAGGACGAGGTGTAAATGCACATGATGCCGTAGTGGGAATAGCGGCTAGCGGGAGGACTCCTTATGTCATAGGCGCTCTCGAAGCAGCAAGGCGGCTCGGCGCGTTGACTATCTCGCTTACCTGCAATCGCGAATCTGAAATGGCCAAGATAGCGGACATAGCGATCGCTCCAGTTGTGGGGCCTGAGGTTATCCTGGGCTCTACTCGGATGAAGGCCGGCACGGCCCAAAAGATGGTGCTCAACATGATAAGTACTACAGTGATGATCAAGCTCGGCAAAGTTTACAGCAATCTCATGGTTGACATGAGGCCTTCTAACGCCAAACTTGTCGACAGGGCCAGACGTCTCATCATGATCGCCACAGGCGCGAGCTATGCGGAATCTGCCAGGATTCTCGAGGATGCGGGGCTCAATGTCAAAAGAGCCATAGTCATGCTCAAAGCCGGTGTGAACGCGGAGGAAGCGGGTAAGCTTCTTGATGCCGCAGGGGGAAATGTGCGAGAAGCGCTGATAATGAGGAGGAGATGA
- a CDS encoding TrpB-like pyridoxal phosphate-dependent enzyme, translating to MTTKIILEEKDIPRKWYNIVADMPTKPGPPLNPATLEPAKPEDLSAIFPPVLIEQEMSQERWIDIPEKVMELLSLWRPTPLYRAHRLEEALGTHCRIYYKYEGVSPTGSHKLNTSIPQAYYNKQAGIKRLTTETGAGQWGTALALACNFVGLECTVYMVRVSYEQKPYRKSQMMVYGAEVIPSPSPRTAAGRKVLGEHPDSLGSLGIAISEAVEDAASHSDSNYSLGSVLNHVLLHQTIIGLETKEQFAKVGDYPDVVIGCFGGGSNFSGLALPFVADKIDGRDIKVIAAEPAACPTLTRGVFGYDFGDTVGLTPLMPMYTLGHDFVPAGIHAGGLRYHGAAPIASQLLKDGLIEAQSFMQTRVFQAACLFARAEGIVPAPESAHAIACVIDEVKKCEEAGTAKTVVFNLSGHGLLDLGAYDIYFAGKLEDYQHPQELIDEALAKLPKVPATS from the coding sequence ATGACTACCAAGATCATATTAGAGGAAAAGGATATCCCTAGGAAGTGGTATAATATTGTCGCCGACATGCCAACGAAGCCAGGGCCGCCGCTCAATCCAGCCACGTTAGAACCTGCGAAACCAGAGGATCTATCTGCGATATTTCCGCCTGTTTTGATCGAGCAAGAGATGAGTCAGGAAAGATGGATCGATATCCCGGAGAAGGTAATGGAGCTATTGTCCCTATGGAGGCCTACTCCACTTTATAGAGCCCATCGCCTCGAGGAGGCTTTGGGCACGCATTGCCGAATCTATTATAAATATGAAGGCGTAAGCCCTACCGGCAGCCATAAGCTCAATACCTCCATTCCACAAGCCTATTACAACAAACAGGCCGGCATAAAGCGTCTTACCACCGAGACAGGCGCTGGGCAGTGGGGCACTGCATTGGCTCTCGCATGCAATTTCGTTGGTCTCGAATGTACGGTATATATGGTACGGGTAAGTTATGAGCAAAAGCCATATCGTAAGTCGCAAATGATGGTATACGGCGCGGAGGTGATTCCGAGCCCGAGTCCCAGGACGGCTGCAGGCCGCAAGGTACTGGGGGAGCATCCTGACTCATTGGGCAGCCTTGGGATTGCCATAAGCGAGGCAGTAGAAGACGCGGCTTCTCATTCAGATAGTAACTACTCGTTGGGCAGCGTTCTGAATCATGTCTTGCTGCACCAGACCATCATAGGTTTGGAGACCAAGGAGCAATTCGCCAAGGTCGGCGATTACCCCGATGTCGTAATAGGTTGTTTCGGCGGGGGCAGCAATTTCTCTGGCCTTGCGCTACCTTTTGTGGCAGATAAGATCGATGGGAGAGATATAAAGGTGATAGCGGCTGAACCAGCGGCCTGCCCGACTCTGACAAGGGGCGTGTTTGGCTATGATTTCGGCGATACCGTTGGCCTTACGCCATTGATGCCAATGTATACATTGGGCCACGATTTCGTTCCCGCCGGCATCCATGCCGGAGGATTGAGATATCATGGCGCTGCGCCAATCGCAAGCCAGCTTCTCAAAGATGGCCTTATCGAAGCCCAATCGTTCATGCAGACCAGGGTGTTTCAGGCCGCCTGCCTTTTCGCCAGGGCTGAAGGAATCGTTCCAGCTCCAGAATCAGCCCATGCCATTGCATGTGTCATTGACGAAGTCAAGAAATGTGAAGAGGCCGGGACAGCCAAGACGGTAGTATTCAATCTCAGCGGCCATGGACTTCTGGACCTGGGGGCCTATGACATTTATTTCGCTGGAAAGCTGGAAGACTACCAGCATCCGCAAGAACTCATCGACGAGGCGCTTGCCAAACTTCCCAAGGTGCCGGCGACGAGTTGA
- a CDS encoding HD domain-containing protein has product MCSESFALKLEIPSPVLEIVNELHHHGYQAFIVGGAVRDIQLGQRPKDWDIATDALPEDVESIFGERAIPTGERFGTITVVFHRGEKAGSGQAKGADYLEEDGHAAEVTTFRSDGIYSDGRRPDSVSFSSSIEEDLARRDFTINALAYDPFRHEIVDPFNGMRDLRERRISCVGKPEARFKEDALRMLRAVRLAAELSFEICPDTKHAILSMAHSITKISKERIRAELDRMLVSPDVKRGLDLLQGTGLLGHIIPELQQTVGMEQGSNHIHTVWRHTMDAVCRIEPALALRLAALLHDVGKPATLSRDEQGRIWFHHHDIVGAEIAASIMRRLGYPSDLITHVSSLIKYHMFRFNTEATDGDIRRLVAQLGLDFIYDLAKLREADREATGTMHGMGENMTLLLHRIREALARGPILHLKDLAIDGSDIMDILNIPPGPKVGAILHRLLDMVMDDPSLNTKEKLLELARELNNH; this is encoded by the coding sequence TTGTGCTCTGAGTCCTTTGCTCTCAAACTAGAAATTCCTTCGCCTGTTCTTGAGATAGTCAATGAACTCCATCATCATGGCTATCAAGCTTTCATAGTCGGCGGCGCAGTCCGGGACATCCAGCTTGGGCAGAGGCCCAAAGATTGGGATATTGCTACAGATGCCTTGCCTGAAGATGTCGAGTCCATTTTCGGAGAAAGGGCCATTCCGACAGGAGAACGTTTTGGCACGATCACCGTGGTCTTCCACAGGGGAGAAAAGGCAGGCTCTGGCCAGGCCAAAGGAGCCGACTACCTGGAGGAGGATGGTCATGCAGCAGAGGTGACGACCTTCCGGAGCGATGGGATATATAGCGATGGGAGGAGGCCTGACAGCGTATCTTTTTCCAGCAGTATCGAGGAGGATCTGGCAAGACGAGATTTTACAATAAACGCCCTTGCTTATGATCCTTTTCGCCACGAAATCGTCGATCCGTTCAATGGGATGAGAGATCTCCGTGAACGGAGGATATCATGTGTCGGCAAGCCTGAAGCTAGATTTAAAGAAGATGCCCTCAGAATGCTAAGGGCAGTGCGCCTGGCCGCTGAACTCTCCTTTGAGATTTGCCCTGACACTAAACATGCCATCCTCAGCATGGCCCATTCGATCACAAAGATCTCGAAAGAAAGGATCCGGGCTGAGCTCGACAGGATGCTTGTCTCTCCGGACGTAAAGAGGGGGCTTGACCTCCTCCAGGGGACGGGCCTTCTGGGACATATCATCCCAGAACTCCAGCAGACTGTAGGAATGGAACAAGGCTCAAACCATATCCACACTGTATGGCGTCACACCATGGATGCGGTTTGCAGGATCGAGCCAGCCTTGGCCCTGCGCCTTGCTGCTTTATTACATGATGTCGGGAAACCGGCCACCCTGTCCCGCGATGAGCAGGGCCGGATCTGGTTCCACCATCATGATATCGTAGGGGCGGAAATTGCAGCCAGCATCATGCGGAGGCTTGGCTATCCATCGGATCTCATAACCCATGTCTCCTCCCTTATCAAGTATCACATGTTCCGTTTCAACACTGAAGCTACCGACGGGGATATTCGCAGGCTGGTAGCGCAGTTGGGCCTCGATTTCATATACGACCTCGCAAAACTTCGAGAAGCGGATCGGGAAGCAACGGGGACCATGCATGGGATGGGTGAAAACATGACGCTTCTCTTGCATCGAATCCGCGAAGCGCTTGCCAGGGGGCCTATTCTGCACCTCAAAGATCTGGCGATAGACGGGAGCGACATAATGGACATATTGAATATCCCTCCCGGTCCCAAAGTAGGTGCGATCCTGCACAGATTACTTGATATGGTTATGGACGACCCGTCACTCAACACAAAGGAGAAGCTCTTAGAGCTCGCAAGAGAACTCAATAACCATTAA
- a CDS encoding ribose-phosphate pyrophosphokinase, with protein MLLCYKRLKVFSGTANLPLAQEIASHLGLELGKMKVDRFQDGETRVRIEETVRGAEVFIIQPTCWPVNDNLMELLIISDAMRRASAKSITAVIPYYGYARQDRKTAPRDPITAKLVANLLVNSGIQRIVTLDLHAGQIQGFFDIPVDPLLAAPILADYYKAANFDGVVVSPDIGGAARARAFAERLHVGLAIVDKRRPEPNVAEALHIIGNIEDKRVLLVDDIIDTAGTIVAVSDRLHKAGATEIYACCTHPVLSGNATEKLERSGIKELVVTNSIPIPPSKMSDKIKVLSVAPLLAEAIRRIYEELSVSVLFD; from the coding sequence ATGCTTTTGTGTTATAAGAGACTGAAGGTTTTCAGCGGAACCGCGAATCTCCCTCTTGCTCAGGAAATAGCCTCTCATCTTGGTCTTGAGCTTGGGAAAATGAAAGTAGACAGGTTTCAAGATGGAGAGACCAGGGTTCGGATCGAGGAGACCGTAAGAGGCGCAGAGGTTTTCATAATTCAGCCAACTTGCTGGCCTGTAAATGACAATCTCATGGAACTCCTGATTATTTCCGATGCCATGCGGCGGGCTTCAGCCAAGAGCATTACCGCCGTGATTCCGTACTATGGCTATGCTCGTCAGGACCGCAAGACCGCCCCAAGAGATCCAATCACAGCGAAATTGGTGGCTAATCTTCTGGTAAATTCTGGTATACAAAGAATCGTGACATTGGATTTGCATGCTGGCCAGATTCAGGGGTTTTTCGATATACCGGTAGATCCGCTGCTGGCTGCCCCAATTCTCGCAGACTATTATAAAGCCGCAAACTTCGACGGCGTGGTGGTTTCTCCGGATATTGGCGGAGCTGCCCGGGCTAGAGCCTTTGCCGAAAGGCTGCACGTGGGATTGGCCATAGTGGACAAGCGCCGACCTGAACCGAACGTGGCCGAGGCTTTGCATATAATAGGCAATATAGAGGACAAAAGAGTGCTTTTAGTAGATGATATAATTGATACAGCAGGCACTATCGTGGCCGTGTCAGATAGACTCCACAAGGCTGGTGCGACTGAAATATATGCGTGCTGCACCCATCCCGTCCTTTCGGGGAATGCAACAGAGAAGTTGGAGAGGTCCGGGATCAAGGAACTAGTGGTGACTAACTCAATCCCGATCCCGCCTTCTAAAATGAGTGATAAGATCAAGGTATTATCGGTGGCTCCGCTATTGGCGGAGGCGATCCGGCGCATATACGAGGAATTGTCTGTGAGCGTGCTTTTTGATTGA
- the glmU gene encoding bifunctional UDP-N-acetylglucosamine diphosphorylase/glucosamine-1-phosphate N-acetyltransferase GlmU: protein MSGFRAILLAAGLGKRMKSALPKVLHKVCGKPILYHVVDSLLGAGADSIVIVVGHQGEMVEEAVKAIGVAPFKLQCVYQKEQLGTAHAVMQAENLMKDYDGPVVIAAGDVPLLPSDAVKELVASLEAKAASAVVLTTVMDDPSGYGHIVRGADGKVVKIVEDKDASPAEKSIREINSAVYSFQSKILFQMLGQVDRANAQGEYYLTDVVKVMVSKGLDVEAVVWPHPVEVMGINTRLEQAEAEGILRQRIREKLMLDGVTIIDPSSVFIDADVKIGNDTIIYPFTIIEGNSSIGQRCTIGPGARLVDTFVDDDAVVQQAVAYESQIGPRASVGPFAYLRPGTILQEGAKVGTFVEVKKSTIGKNSKVPHQSYIGDATIGKDVNVGAGTITCNYDGKRKHPTIIGDEVFIGSNTNLVAPVRVEKGAYVAAGSTITQDVPSGALGIARGLQRNIEGWVGRRRKRDESQE from the coding sequence TTGTCGGGATTCAGGGCGATCTTGCTGGCCGCCGGCCTCGGCAAGAGGATGAAATCTGCGCTTCCAAAAGTCCTGCATAAGGTTTGCGGGAAACCAATTCTATACCATGTGGTTGACTCTTTGTTAGGTGCGGGGGCTGATTCTATTGTCATCGTTGTAGGGCATCAGGGGGAGATGGTGGAGGAAGCGGTGAAGGCTATAGGCGTTGCTCCATTCAAACTACAGTGTGTATATCAAAAAGAACAGCTCGGAACAGCGCATGCGGTGATGCAGGCCGAAAATCTGATGAAAGATTATGATGGCCCTGTTGTGATCGCTGCGGGGGATGTCCCGCTCCTGCCATCAGATGCTGTCAAGGAGCTTGTTGCTTCCCTCGAGGCTAAAGCGGCCTCGGCGGTTGTCCTTACTACCGTGATGGACGATCCGAGCGGGTACGGGCATATAGTCCGCGGGGCAGATGGCAAGGTGGTAAAGATAGTTGAGGACAAGGATGCTTCACCTGCTGAGAAGTCGATACGTGAGATAAATAGTGCTGTCTATTCTTTTCAATCGAAAATATTGTTCCAGATGCTCGGGCAGGTGGATCGCGCAAATGCGCAAGGCGAGTATTATTTGACGGATGTCGTAAAGGTCATGGTGAGCAAAGGCCTTGATGTGGAGGCTGTTGTTTGGCCGCACCCGGTGGAGGTCATGGGGATAAACACTCGTTTAGAACAGGCTGAGGCAGAAGGAATTCTGCGACAGCGAATTCGCGAGAAACTCATGCTGGATGGAGTCACGATCATAGATCCGTCCTCGGTCTTCATTGATGCAGATGTAAAGATAGGAAATGACACGATAATATATCCCTTCACCATTATTGAAGGGAACAGCTCCATAGGACAAAGGTGCACAATAGGACCCGGGGCACGGCTGGTAGATACTTTCGTTGATGATGACGCGGTTGTGCAGCAAGCTGTCGCATATGAGAGCCAGATTGGGCCTAGAGCCTCTGTAGGACCTTTCGCATACCTTCGTCCTGGCACGATCCTGCAGGAAGGGGCAAAGGTCGGGACATTCGTGGAAGTCAAGAAGTCGACGATAGGCAAGAATAGCAAGGTCCCTCACCAAAGCTACATTGGTGACGCTACCATAGGTAAAGATGTAAATGTGGGCGCCGGCACAATTACCTGTAACTATGATGGAAAGCGGAAACATCCCACGATCATCGGGGATGAGGTATTCATTGGGAGCAATACCAATCTCGTGGCCCCCGTGCGTGTCGAAAAGGGAGCATATGTGGCGGCAGGGTCTACGATAACACAAGATGTCCCTTCAGGTGCTCTGGGCATCGCTCGCGGCCTGCAGAGGAACATAGAAGGTTGGGTGGGAAGACGTAGAAAGAGAGATGAGTCTCAAGAGTGA
- a CDS encoding Gfo/Idh/MocA family oxidoreductase, producing the protein MSDNKLRVGVIGCGAIARNAHLPSYAKLRDLVTIQAVADVHEGRAMTAAELYNVPEVYTDYRDMLAKADIDAVSVCTPNSLHAQQTIDAINAGKHVLCEKPMATSLEDSRAMIDAAKQAGVTLMVGFTHRYFNFNRKVREYIQKGLIGQPMMMRVRFAHNGPYLSWSAMSDWFFKPEMAGGGALLDMGIHAIDLCRYFGGDVTSISAKTATLGKDISVEDWAVGIMEFKDPKLLAYFEVGWSSQAGPLGVEIYGSEGTIVADYVTPLKIYKTKTDLGKSGWILPDDVGGGGWDAEVANFVRALLGREELLATAEDGYESLRIALAAYESSKKGVRVAL; encoded by the coding sequence ATGTCAGATAACAAGCTCAGAGTAGGGGTAATCGGTTGTGGTGCGATAGCCAGGAATGCGCATCTCCCTTCCTATGCAAAGCTGCGGGATCTAGTTACGATACAAGCGGTTGCCGACGTCCATGAAGGAAGAGCAATGACAGCGGCGGAGCTTTACAATGTCCCGGAAGTCTATACTGATTACAGGGATATGCTCGCAAAGGCTGATATTGATGCAGTGAGCGTCTGCACCCCCAATAGCTTGCATGCTCAGCAGACCATTGACGCCATCAATGCTGGCAAGCATGTGCTATGCGAAAAACCCATGGCTACGAGCCTCGAGGATTCCCGTGCCATGATAGATGCAGCAAAGCAGGCTGGGGTAACGCTGATGGTTGGCTTCACTCACAGATACTTCAATTTCAATCGCAAGGTCAGAGAATACATACAGAAAGGCCTTATCGGCCAGCCTATGATGATGCGGGTGAGGTTCGCGCACAATGGTCCTTATCTTTCCTGGTCAGCTATGAGCGATTGGTTCTTCAAACCAGAGATGGCGGGGGGCGGGGCCCTTTTGGATATGGGCATTCACGCTATCGACCTTTGCCGCTACTTCGGCGGGGATGTAACCTCCATTTCAGCGAAGACCGCTACTCTCGGGAAGGATATAAGTGTGGAAGACTGGGCGGTTGGCATCATGGAATTTAAGGATCCCAAGCTCCTGGCCTATTTTGAGGTTGGTTGGAGCAGCCAGGCGGGACCCCTTGGCGTAGAAATTTACGGATCTGAAGGAACCATTGTGGCCGATTACGTGACTCCGCTGAAGATCTATAAAACCAAGACTGATCTGGGTAAATCTGGCTGGATCCTCCCGGATGACGTAGGAGGCGGCGGATGGGACGCTGAGGTCGCCAATTTCGTCAGGGCCCTTCTTGGCCGGGAGGAGTTGCTGGCTACAGCGGAAGACGGTTATGAATCTCTTCGGATAGCCCTCGCGGCATATGAGTCGTCGAAGAAAGGCGTTAGGGTCGCTCTGTGA